The genomic stretch TTTCAGCGCTGCATACAAATTGCCTTCACCCGCCTTCGTCTCCGATCTCTTCGAGAAGTGCGTCGAGGAGTTTGTCCTCTGCAACTCTTTTTACGACTTTGCCTTTCTTAAAAAGGATACCGAACCCCTTGCCGCCGGCGATTCCGACATCTGCCTCCCGCGCCTCACCGGGACCGTTCACAACGCACCCCATGACCGCAACAGTCACCGGTCTGTCAACTC from Thermodesulfovibrionales bacterium encodes the following:
- a CDS encoding flavodoxin-dependent (E)-4-hydroxy-3-methylbut-2-enyl-diphosphate synthase; the encoded protein is VDRPVTVAVMGCVVNGPGEAREADVGIAGGKGFGILFKKGKVVKRVAEDKLLDALLEEIGDEGG